A region from the Sulfitobacter sp. D7 genome encodes:
- the tsaE gene encoding tRNA (adenosine(37)-N6)-threonylcarbamoyltransferase complex ATPase subunit type 1 TsaE: MFDDTLSLLLSGPDDTARRAQQLARRLSPGDVILLSGDVGAGKTHFARALITELLDYPEDIPSPTFTLVQTYEGASGAIWHADLYRLTSTHETEELGLIDAFHDAICLVEWPDRLGPLAPAGALRISLSPGAHEDSRALTAEWSGSGWAAKLTEWRT; this comes from the coding sequence ATGTTCGACGATACCCTTTCCCTCCTGCTCAGCGGCCCCGATGACACCGCCCGGCGCGCCCAGCAATTGGCCCGCCGCCTGTCACCCGGCGATGTCATATTGCTCAGCGGCGATGTCGGTGCGGGCAAGACCCATTTCGCCCGCGCCCTGATCACCGAACTGCTCGACTACCCCGAGGACATCCCCTCGCCCACCTTCACATTGGTACAAACATATGAGGGGGCAAGCGGCGCGATCTGGCATGCCGATCTCTACCGTCTGACCTCCACCCATGAGACTGAGGAGCTGGGGCTGATCGACGCTTTTCATGACGCGATCTGTCTGGTGGAATGGCCGGATCGTCTGGGCCCGCTCGCCCCCGCCGGGGCATTACGGATCAGCCTTTCCCCCGGGGCCCATGAAGACAGCCGCGCGCTGACAGCCGAATGGTCCGGCAGCGGTTGGGCCGCCAAGTTGACAGAGTGGCGCACATGA